A stretch of Streptococcus chenjunshii DNA encodes these proteins:
- a CDS encoding virulence factor, with protein sequence MPELSKRRQRRLKAQGYDLAFLSRIQPQGNIDFKKDDRSWMSGDGYHTALHFYEYPSEDLDRFWLSDLMLIPGTRSFLSLYRANNKELKKEIKDAIEEKSTRITGNSKIVDNQQELDEIKDLTQLDRDIKKKNIAMLGMYVRNYSSASTKEDLFKKVEDIKDKTSNFKSTILSGELDFEYHAPFIPAQYQIDLPNRRRGIPIRAHDLAGGYFFNHTKLEDQRGVYMGWTPTKGAVNFNFLERDERRSRSFMILSGNPKMGQRSFLLKHTDGLYAKGNFIRNFDANGTFLDQTRKQHGLILDLSGEANRINIFQVFPTVTNEEGTEVDKKKSYNLHIQKLKSIFKLLNSEVTGDDLTTFGKMLNEFYIEEGLWARNPKLNPERLKATDLVNEEYPILSDFILYTDDYKRSLMSQGKPNEIEIKSVNRIYNTFNELLTTNAEMFEGTTEFQDISSEQVVTFDFSGLKGTPHLLNAQIFSVLSLVSADIVNNGKRCKQLLKTNSHLTEMDMEHYVVNISEAQTLINPKYESSVELLADMIDSMGENFAGVVLSVNSLRGILFESGAGNHKDPYVTAVQRIFGLMQYRVFAQTDETSIPLLANALAGSMNQSELETLPRLTKGQLFMNIAGVGNLVFNQQLLAPEVQRYGGIQ encoded by the coding sequence ATGCCAGAACTATCAAAGCGTAGGCAACGGCGCCTGAAAGCACAAGGCTATGATCTTGCTTTTCTCAGCCGCATTCAACCACAAGGAAATATTGACTTTAAAAAGGATGACCGTTCTTGGATGAGTGGTGACGGCTATCACACAGCACTTCACTTTTACGAGTATCCGTCAGAAGATCTAGATCGTTTTTGGTTATCTGATCTGATGCTGATTCCAGGAACACGTTCGTTTTTATCGCTTTATCGGGCAAATAATAAGGAGCTTAAGAAAGAAATTAAAGATGCGATTGAAGAAAAATCAACTCGTATTACAGGTAACAGTAAAATTGTTGATAACCAGCAAGAGTTAGATGAAATCAAGGATCTGACTCAGCTGGATCGTGATATTAAGAAGAAAAATATTGCGATGTTAGGTATGTACGTCCGAAACTATTCCTCTGCCTCAACTAAAGAAGACTTGTTTAAAAAGGTTGAGGATATTAAAGATAAGACATCAAACTTTAAGTCAACTATTCTCTCAGGTGAATTGGACTTTGAATATCATGCCCCTTTTATTCCAGCACAGTATCAAATAGATTTGCCTAATCGCAGACGTGGGATACCTATTAGAGCACATGATTTAGCAGGTGGTTATTTCTTTAATCACACTAAATTAGAGGATCAGAGAGGTGTCTATATGGGCTGGACACCGACGAAGGGAGCTGTCAATTTCAACTTCCTAGAACGTGATGAACGTCGAAGTCGTTCATTTATGATTTTATCAGGTAATCCTAAAATGGGGCAGCGCTCGTTCTTACTTAAGCATACAGATGGCCTTTATGCTAAGGGCAACTTTATTCGTAACTTTGATGCAAACGGAACTTTTTTGGATCAAACACGTAAACAACATGGGCTCATTCTGGATCTTTCAGGTGAAGCCAATCGGATTAATATCTTTCAAGTCTTCCCAACAGTTACCAATGAAGAGGGTACAGAAGTGGATAAGAAAAAGTCCTATAACCTTCATATCCAAAAACTCAAGAGCATCTTCAAGCTGCTCAATAGTGAAGTAACAGGTGATGACCTAACGACTTTCGGTAAGATGCTTAATGAATTTTACATTGAAGAAGGGTTGTGGGCACGTAATCCTAAACTAAATCCAGAAAGACTAAAGGCTACGGACTTAGTAAATGAAGAATATCCAATCCTATCTGATTTTATTTTGTATACGGATGACTATAAGCGTAGTCTGATGAGTCAAGGTAAGCCTAATGAAATAGAAATTAAATCGGTCAATCGTATCTACAATACCTTCAATGAATTGCTGACAACGAATGCGGAGATGTTTGAAGGAACAACAGAATTCCAAGATATTTCTTCAGAGCAAGTAGTAACTTTTGATTTTTCAGGCCTTAAAGGAACCCCTCACTTACTCAATGCTCAAATCTTTTCAGTATTATCCTTAGTTTCAGCTGATATTGTCAACAATGGTAAACGTTGCAAGCAACTTTTAAAAACTAATTCTCATCTTACTGAGATGGATATGGAACACTATGTCGTTAATATCAGTGAGGCACAAACATTGATCAATCCTAAGTATGAAAGCAGCGTTGAATTGCTAGCAGATATGATTGATTCCATGGGAGAAAACTTTGCAGGTGTTGTTCTATCGGTTAATTCCCTTCGAGGGATTCTCTTTGAATCTGGAGCAGGCAACCACAAAGATCCATACGTAACAGCTGTTCAGCGTATCTTTGGCCTTATGCAATACCGTGTCTTTGCTCAGACGGACGAAACAAGTATTCCATTACTCGCTAATGCCTTGGCTGGGTCTATGAATCAGTCAGAGTTAGAGACACTGCCACGTTTGACTAAAGGACAACTGTTTATGAATATCGCAGGTGTTGGGAACTTGGTCTTCAATCAGCAGCTTCTAGCTCCTGAAGTCCAACGCTATGGCGGTATCCAGTAG
- a CDS encoding CHAP domain-containing protein, with protein MKKAVLKVLIPLVSLVFLISIGVTILAGVLGSVGSSQSNCTTEVATSTSTDSSVSSGDGSIDSFVKEHEEAYILSWKAGGFLPSASITQTMIENGFNFSNPNGTSFWQAHNMGGVKTSSKSNFPITIATYGEDSVDLSGTKPGANVGDGTGGAYTWFSSYDAGIVGKAEFMAHQTLYTGAINNTDGKSTLSAIADGGWATDGTYKTKLLEMYDTLGAKYKWLDDKAIAVHGDKPYKDNTATSSSGTSSNSDSEEETSSDSGCDGDASSGDASDGTGIIPGDAAAWGYIPDNLPNSLKQYIIDPKSLGMAYGEATGWYQPGSNVLAGQCVNLTISLGNHLWGHSGSVFGNGKDQAAAWASIFGNSVKSAPKKGAIFSTQNGGGGYGHTGIVCHVFEDGSILIVEQNTPLSGWDYFNKPYTWNYRILTPVQQMLEITTFAYPDNKQPKLGN; from the coding sequence GTGAAAAAAGCAGTTTTAAAAGTACTGATTCCACTTGTTTCGCTCGTTTTTTTAATCAGTATAGGTGTAACGATATTAGCAGGTGTTTTAGGGTCTGTTGGTAGTTCGCAATCAAATTGTACAACAGAAGTTGCCACGTCCACCTCAACTGACTCATCTGTCTCTTCAGGAGACGGATCGATAGATAGTTTTGTCAAGGAACATGAAGAAGCTTATATCCTTTCCTGGAAGGCCGGCGGTTTTCTCCCTTCTGCATCTATTACGCAAACTATGATTGAAAATGGGTTTAACTTTTCCAATCCTAACGGGACCTCTTTCTGGCAGGCTCATAATATGGGAGGAGTTAAAACCTCAAGCAAGAGCAACTTTCCAATCACTATTGCGACTTATGGTGAAGATAGTGTTGATTTATCAGGAACTAAACCTGGAGCTAATGTCGGAGATGGAACTGGTGGTGCTTATACTTGGTTTTCGAGTTACGATGCTGGAATTGTTGGCAAAGCTGAGTTCATGGCTCATCAAACTCTTTATACAGGAGCAATCAATAATACAGATGGAAAAAGTACTTTATCGGCTATTGCTGATGGGGGCTGGGCAACTGATGGTACCTACAAAACAAAACTTCTTGAAATGTACGATACGTTAGGTGCTAAGTATAAGTGGCTTGATGATAAGGCGATTGCTGTACATGGTGATAAACCTTATAAAGATAACACAGCTACATCTTCTTCAGGGACATCTAGCAATAGTGATTCTGAAGAAGAGACCTCAAGTGATAGTGGTTGTGATGGGGACGCCAGCTCAGGTGATGCTTCTGATGGGACTGGGATAATCCCAGGTGATGCGGCAGCTTGGGGCTATATTCCTGATAATCTGCCAAATAGTCTGAAACAGTATATCATTGATCCTAAAAGTCTTGGTATGGCTTATGGTGAGGCAACAGGATGGTATCAGCCTGGAAGTAATGTTCTTGCTGGCCAGTGTGTTAACTTGACCATCTCTCTAGGAAATCATCTTTGGGGACATTCAGGATCTGTTTTCGGGAATGGAAAAGATCAGGCAGCCGCTTGGGCTTCCATTTTTGGAAATAGTGTCAAAAGTGCGCCTAAAAAAGGCGCAATCTTCTCTACTCAAAATGGTGGCGGCGGGTATGGCCATACTGGAATTGTCTGTCATGTCTTTGAAGATGGCAGTATTCTAATTGTGGAGCAAAATACACCACTATCCGGATGGGATTATTTCAATAAACCCTACACTTGGAACTATCGTATCTTGACGCCTGTGCAACAAATGTTGGAAATTACGACCTTTGCTTATCCAGATAATAAGCAGCCTAAATTAGGAAATTAG